One Primulina huaijiensis isolate GDHJ02 chromosome 5, ASM1229523v2, whole genome shotgun sequence DNA segment encodes these proteins:
- the LOC140976178 gene encoding uncharacterized protein: MSDGDADWDSDAPEEFTSQQGMQQDEEIRKIQRENKARVFREGKERRKKLAQKLTPKSLPKGQETSDKAIIETHEESHVNKGMLPDDIVKLLAAREKIVFTSDSEDEKSEKKPTSRKRRPKKSGLEPVILNDMPPAQCVQNSLDFLKKRKMQVSRSAAVLNNSKQALRLLSTSGLLK; encoded by the exons ATGTCAGACGGAGATGCGGACTGGGACTCCGATGCGCCCGAGGAGTTTACTTCGCAACAG GGGATGCAACAAGACGAAGAGATAAGGAAAATCCAAAGAGAAAATAAGGCCAG GGTCTTTCGTGAAGGGAAAGAGCGTCGCAAAAAGTTGGCGCAAAAATTGACTCCAAAGTCTCTACCGAAAGGACAAGAAACTAGTGATAAAGCAATCATCGAAACACATGAAGAGTCTCATGTCAACAAAGGAATGCTACCGGACGACATTGTCAAACTTCTTGCAGCTCGTGAAAA GATAGTTTTTACATCAGATTCTGAGGATGAGAAATCGGAGAAGAAGCCAACCTCAAGAAAGAGAAGACCAAAAAAATCTGG GTTAGAACCCGTTATTTTGAATGACATGCCACCAGCTCAATGTGTGCAGAATTCGCTGGACTTTCTAAAGAAACGAAAAATGCAGGTTTCAAGATCTGCTGCTGTTttgaataattcaaaacaagcACTGCGCCTCCTGTCCACTTCTGGCTTGCTAAAGTAG
- the LOC140977876 gene encoding uncharacterized protein: MCSHLLSVVAKMDMKRRNMLLVVVVQQLLFRNLLLLCLLIRQRTRMVGQRRRLRRRTSVSYTMTQRINAQLSHLNMIIDAGDVQCVVNLRMNRIAFGRLCYLLMNVGGLTDSRYVREQEKVAMFLSILAHHKKNRVTSHDYMRSGQTISSHFHDVMRALMRLYPLFLVKPSPVDENCDNDSWKWFQGCLGALDRTLVSVHVPAREKAKYRTRKGTIAVNVLGVCDRNMNFVYALTGWEGSAADARVLKDALTRDDLFKVPRGCYYLCDNGYANVEGFLTPYRRVRYHRDAWGNRTSTPQDYKEFFNWRHSQARNIIERAFGLLKKRWAILRSPSFYPLAVQNQIILACILLHNFIRNQMPDDPLDENDYDVGSPVHDTHNDYISIFESSSG; encoded by the exons ATGTGTTCTCATTTGTTGAGTGTTGTGGCTAAGATGGACATGAAACGTAGAAACATGCTACTGGTTGTTGTGGTACAACAACTGTTGTTTCGAAATTTATTGCTGTTGTGTCTTCTAATCCGACAACGTACGAGAATGGTTGGCCAGCGACGTCGTCTCCGTCGTCGAACATCGGTATCGTACACAATGACACAAAGAATCAATGCTCAATTAAGCCATTTGAATATGATCATTGATGCTGGGGATGTTCAGTGTGTGGTGAATCTGAGAATGAATCGCATTGCCTTCGGAAGGTTGTGCTATCTTCTAATGAATGTAGGAGGACTAACAGATTCTCGATATGTCCGAGAGCAAGAAAAGGTGGCAATGTTTTTGTCTATTTTGGcgcatcataaaaaaaatcggGTGACTAGTCATGATTACATGCGAAGTGGACAGACAATCAGTTCacattttcatgatgttatGCGTGCCTTGATGAGGTTATATCCATTATTTCTTGTGAAGCCTTCCCCAGTGGATGAGAACTGTGACAATGACTCTTGGAAATGGTTTCAG GGTTGTCTAGGTGCATTGGATAGAACACTCGTAAGTGTACACGTTCCTGCTCGAGAGAAAGCCAAATATAGAACACGAAAAGGAACTATTGCAGTAAATGTGCTTGGGGTTTGTGACCGCAATATGAACTTTGTCTACGCTCTTACTGGGTGGGAGGGATCTGCGGCTGACGCAAGAGTATTAAAAGATGCGTTAACTCGGGATGATCTCTTCAAAGTTCCAAGAG GTTGTTATTATCTTTGTGATAATGGGTACGCCAATGTCGAGGGATTTTTGACTCCGTACAGGCGAGTAAGATATCATAGGGATGCTTGGGGAAATCGAACATCCACACCACAAGATTACAAAGAGTTCTTCAATTGGCGACACTCGCAAGCAAGAAACATTATCGAGAGAGCATTTGGTTTGCTGAAAAAGAGATGGGCTATTCTTCGAAGTCCATCGTTCTACCCTTTAGCGGTTCAAAACCAAATAATTCTTGCATGCATACTATTACACAATTTCATCCGTAATCAAATGCCTGATGATCCATTGGATGAAAATGATTACGATGTTGGCAGCCCCGTACATGATACACATAATGATTATATAAGCATTTTCGAGTCATCCAGTGGGTAA
- the LOC140976174 gene encoding NASP-related protein sim3 isoform X1 translates to MAGEAANSSAQGPATDENLNSVEATIESGVDFGGAESTCNNSNNMSNGESSAAVSGVEREKSLEYTEELMVRGSNAIKERDYAEATDCYSRALEIRVAHFGELAPECVNAYYKYGCALLRKAQEEADPLASMPKKEGVSQEDCDKDGSVKSSVNGGSSATSVSTIEQEGSTNCLDEVTVEVKNEEGEDESDTEDLADGDEDESDLDLAWKMLDVSRAIVEKHCGDTLEKVDILSALAEVALEREDVETSLSDYLKSLSILERLVQPDSRLIAELNFRVCLCLEIGSKPVEAVPYCQKAISVCKSRLQRLTNEVKLCQGAAKTSASSESRELVPSSSDTSHSCDPIADEESEIDTLTDLCDELEKKLEDLQQLASNPKSILSDILEMMSAKANAGEKSAVSVAMNSSQMGIAINTGGITESPTVSTAHSNNTSGVTHLGVVGRGVKRVVMSSTTESGPTKKPSIDPSSNNSDGSAS, encoded by the exons ATGGCGGGAGAAGCTGCAAATTCTTCGGCGCAGGGTCCTGCAACTGACGAAAACCTCAATTCTGTGGAAGCTACCATCGAGTCGGGAGTCGATTTCGGTGGCGCTGAATCCACTTGCAATAACAGCAACAATATGAGCAATGGAGAGAGCTCGGCTGCTGTGTCTGGTGTTGAGCGCGAGAAGTCTCTGGAATATACCGAGGAGTTGATGGTGCGTGGCTCTAATGCCATTAAGGAACGTGATTACGCTGAAGCTACTGATTGCTACAGTCGTGCCCTAGAAATCAG GGTTGCACATTTTGGTGAACTTGCTCCTGAATGTGTCAATGCTTACTATAAGTACGGATGCGCACTCTTACGTAAAGCTCAAGAAGAGGCTGATCCATTGGCTTCTATGCCGAAAAAAGAGGGGGTATCTCAGGAAGATTGTGATAAAGATGGTTCTGTGAAAAGTTCTGTTAATGGTGGATCTTCTGCTACTTCAGTTTCTACTATTGAACAAGAAGGAAGCACCAATTGTCTGGATGAAGTTACAG TAGAAGTGAAAAATGAAGAAGGAGAAGACGAAAGTGATACTGAAGACCTAGCTGATGGTGATGAGGATGAATCTGACCTGGATTTGGCATGGAAGATGCTCGATGTTTCTAGGGCAATTGTTGAGAAGCACTGCGGGGATACTCTGGAAAAGGTGGATATCTTGTCTGCCTTAGCAGAAGTAGCTTTGGAAAGAG AGGATGTTGAAACTTCACTTAGTGACTACTTGAAATCCCTGTCCATTTTGGAGCGCCTGGTTCAACCTGACAGTCGGCTTATTGCTGAGTT AAATTTTAGGGTATGCCTGTGTTTGGAAATTGGTTCTAAACCTGTAGAAGCTGTTCCATATTGCCAGAAGGCTATTTCAGTTTGCAAGTCTAGACTGCAGCGACTTACAAATGAAGTAAAGCTCTGTCAAGGAGCTGCAAAGACATCGGCTTCCTCTGAATcaagagaacttgttccatcaTCTTCTGATACATCCCATTCATGTGATCCCATTGCTGACGAAGAATCTGAGATTGACACGCTGACTGATCTGTGTGATGAACTAGAAAAGAAG TTAGAAGATCTTCAGCAGCTCGCCTCAAACCCAAAATCTATCCTCTCAGACATCCTGGAGATGATGTCTGCAAAAGCAAATGCTGGTGAGAAAAGTGCAGTTTCAGTAGCAATGAACTCTTCTCAGATGGGTATAGCCATTAACACTGGTGGAATTACCGAGTCTCCGACTGTTTCCACTGCTCATTCAAATAACACTTCTGGCGTTACTCATCTGGGTGTCGTTGGAAGAGGAGTCAAGCGAGTGGTCATGAGCTCGACCACAGAGTCTGGACCAACTAAGAAGCCTTCAATTGATCCATCATCAAATAATAGTGATGGCAGTGCCTCTTGA
- the LOC140976176 gene encoding uncharacterized protein, with amino-acid sequence MASTSPLAAAQICPAHPIPKKAHVSKHVQMALPSRRQCLLLFTATTALTAMEMPARAQDIPLFGLRKGLRKVEEEAELIVKEGLEAAEKEIEVAEKEVEIAEKEIEEAVRTSNLAQAVAVAVAELLGVVITSSIVNAILGPEAKKA; translated from the coding sequence ATGGCCTCCACAAGTCCTCTCGCCGCCGCACAAATTTGTCCTGCGCACCCCATTCCCAAGAAGGCGCACGTAAGCAAGCATGTGCAGATGGCGCTGCCGTCCCGGAGGCAGTGCTTGCTTCTGTTCACCGCCACGACTGCATTGACGGCGATGGAGATGCCCGCGAGAGCTCAGGATATACCGCTTTTCGGGCTCCGGAAAGGCCTGCGTAAGGTGGAAGAGGAGGCGGAACTGATTGTGAAGGAAGGGTTGGAGGCCGCGGAGAAGGAGATTGAAGTCGCGGAGAAGGAAGTAGAGATAGCGGAGAAGGAGATAGAGGAGGCCGTGAGGACCAGTAATCTGGCTCAGGCCGTAGCGGTGGCTGTGGCTGAGTTGCTCGGAGTTGTTATCACTTCTTCTATTGTGAACGCTATTTTGGGCCCGGAAGCTAAGAAAGCGTGA
- the LOC140976174 gene encoding NASP-related protein sim3 isoform X2, translating to MAGEAANSSAQGPATDENLNSVEATIESGVDFGGAESTCNNSNNMSNGESSAAVSGVEREKSLEYTEELMVRGSNAIKERDYAEATDCYSRALEIRVAHFGELAPECVNAYYKYGCALLRKAQEEADPLASMPKKEGVSQEDCDKDGSVKSSVNGGSSATSVSTIEQEGSTNCLDEVTEVKNEEGEDESDTEDLADGDEDESDLDLAWKMLDVSRAIVEKHCGDTLEKVDILSALAEVALEREDVETSLSDYLKSLSILERLVQPDSRLIAELNFRVCLCLEIGSKPVEAVPYCQKAISVCKSRLQRLTNEVKLCQGAAKTSASSESRELVPSSSDTSHSCDPIADEESEIDTLTDLCDELEKKLEDLQQLASNPKSILSDILEMMSAKANAGEKSAVSVAMNSSQMGIAINTGGITESPTVSTAHSNNTSGVTHLGVVGRGVKRVVMSSTTESGPTKKPSIDPSSNNSDGSAS from the exons ATGGCGGGAGAAGCTGCAAATTCTTCGGCGCAGGGTCCTGCAACTGACGAAAACCTCAATTCTGTGGAAGCTACCATCGAGTCGGGAGTCGATTTCGGTGGCGCTGAATCCACTTGCAATAACAGCAACAATATGAGCAATGGAGAGAGCTCGGCTGCTGTGTCTGGTGTTGAGCGCGAGAAGTCTCTGGAATATACCGAGGAGTTGATGGTGCGTGGCTCTAATGCCATTAAGGAACGTGATTACGCTGAAGCTACTGATTGCTACAGTCGTGCCCTAGAAATCAG GGTTGCACATTTTGGTGAACTTGCTCCTGAATGTGTCAATGCTTACTATAAGTACGGATGCGCACTCTTACGTAAAGCTCAAGAAGAGGCTGATCCATTGGCTTCTATGCCGAAAAAAGAGGGGGTATCTCAGGAAGATTGTGATAAAGATGGTTCTGTGAAAAGTTCTGTTAATGGTGGATCTTCTGCTACTTCAGTTTCTACTATTGAACAAGAAGGAAGCACCAATTGTCTGGATGAAGTTACAG AAGTGAAAAATGAAGAAGGAGAAGACGAAAGTGATACTGAAGACCTAGCTGATGGTGATGAGGATGAATCTGACCTGGATTTGGCATGGAAGATGCTCGATGTTTCTAGGGCAATTGTTGAGAAGCACTGCGGGGATACTCTGGAAAAGGTGGATATCTTGTCTGCCTTAGCAGAAGTAGCTTTGGAAAGAG AGGATGTTGAAACTTCACTTAGTGACTACTTGAAATCCCTGTCCATTTTGGAGCGCCTGGTTCAACCTGACAGTCGGCTTATTGCTGAGTT AAATTTTAGGGTATGCCTGTGTTTGGAAATTGGTTCTAAACCTGTAGAAGCTGTTCCATATTGCCAGAAGGCTATTTCAGTTTGCAAGTCTAGACTGCAGCGACTTACAAATGAAGTAAAGCTCTGTCAAGGAGCTGCAAAGACATCGGCTTCCTCTGAATcaagagaacttgttccatcaTCTTCTGATACATCCCATTCATGTGATCCCATTGCTGACGAAGAATCTGAGATTGACACGCTGACTGATCTGTGTGATGAACTAGAAAAGAAG TTAGAAGATCTTCAGCAGCTCGCCTCAAACCCAAAATCTATCCTCTCAGACATCCTGGAGATGATGTCTGCAAAAGCAAATGCTGGTGAGAAAAGTGCAGTTTCAGTAGCAATGAACTCTTCTCAGATGGGTATAGCCATTAACACTGGTGGAATTACCGAGTCTCCGACTGTTTCCACTGCTCATTCAAATAACACTTCTGGCGTTACTCATCTGGGTGTCGTTGGAAGAGGAGTCAAGCGAGTGGTCATGAGCTCGACCACAGAGTCTGGACCAACTAAGAAGCCTTCAATTGATCCATCATCAAATAATAGTGATGGCAGTGCCTCTTGA
- the LOC140976033 gene encoding uncharacterized protein, producing MDSVAASASGSGRCKKVDKTRRSWTGHEEGVLIQSLKEIITKGWKSENGFKTGYLSLLENAMQTAIPGTNLRGNPHINSKIHVWKKTHSILVTLLSKSGVGWNDTENTIDVTDETWESIVKHEPSLRSIRHKQWSHYGDWCEIFGNDRATGDQSKNFENVLQQVLKLGNELPFEEFLGENRTFNTTDGADDSISETHTPTSKSVEGASSKSKKRKQINERDDSIVEAINNLAHITKDTMSHLIKEMSSEEKISDVQDTVLAALQSLTELSEDEQVAAAKLLFNNHNDLALFKRLGDRARICFVKRLLCGE from the exons ATGGACAGTGTAGCAGCTTCTGCGAGTGGCAGTGGGCGGTGTAAGAAAGTGGATAAGACACGGAGAAGTTGGACCGGTCATGAGGAAGGCGTGTTAATACAGTCGCTTAAAGAGATTATCACGAAGGGGTGGAAAAGTGAGAATGGTTTTAAAACGGGTTACTTGAGTCTTTTGGAGAACGCAATGCAGACAGCAATACCAGGTACTAATTTACGTGGTAATCCtcatataaattcaaaaattcatgTGTGGAAGAAAACACATAGTATTTTGGTGACTTTGCTATCCAAAAGTGGAGTCGGATGGAATGACACTGAGAACACGATCGATGTAACGGATGAGACATGGGAATCTATTGTGAAG CATGAACCAAGCTTACGATCAATACGACATAAACAGTGGTCACACTACGGTGACTGGTGTGAAATATTCGGAAACGATCGAGCAACTGGGGATCAATCAAAGAATTTTGAGAATGTGCTGCAACAAGTTCTGAAACTGGGTAACGAACTGCCTTTTGAAGAGTTCCTTGGAGAGAATCGTACTTTTAACACTACCGACGGTGCTGATGATTCCATATCCGAAACGCATACGCCTACGTCGAAATCAGTTGAAGGTGCAAGTTCCaaaagtaagaaaagaaagcaaATAAACGAGCGTGATGACTCCATAGTCGAAGCAATCAACAACCTCGCTCACATAACGAAAGATACGATGTCACACTTGATCAAGGAAATGTCTTCTGAAGAGAAAATTTCAGATGTGCAAGATACGGTACTGGCTGCATTGCAAAGTCTGACTGAGCTTTCGGAGGACGAACAAGTGGCTGCCGCTAAGTTGCTATTCAACAATCATAATGATCTGGCACTGTTCAAACGACTAGGTGACCGTGCAAGGATTTGCTTTGTTAAAAGATTGTTGTGTGGTGAGTAA
- the LOC140976175 gene encoding wall-associated receptor kinase-like 14, whose translation MIFRFFSIVVICFNLSVLAQLSSALRINSTGCDQFCGKTRVPYPFGFSDGCEIRLNCSRSGDIMVGDFLVQNLTSEQILVSVPVTCNRPIEKLSQLFGENFAPTWHNGLLVENCSSSLNDCVIPGRLIRSGVSFGGCSSGNDLHNISCYSEGIQDKSQFLDYEKVLKTGNCTMLLSSVTVNMIGSFVPRSGISAVSLEFQTAELGWWVVGNCSCHPNATCLAVDEQKGFRCQCAEGYTGDGFAGGVGCRKVSHCSASSRVLGRCGGTKVRILIGGIIAGASSVAGLAFICYCIKKRSRSLKSRLTIKRLISEVAGNSSVPFYSYKEIERATNGFCEKQRLGTGAYGTVYAGKLHNQESVAIKKIRYRDHDSVEQVMNEIKLLSSVSHPSLLRLLGFCIENGVQILVYEYMANGTLSQHLQRERGTVLPWTVRLTIAAETARAIAYLHSAMNPPIYHRDIKSSNILLDYNFKSKVADFGLSRFGMLDDSHISTAPQGTPGYLDPQYHQNFHLSDKSDVYSFGVVLVEIISAMKVVDFTRPHSEINLAALAVDKIGKGRVDEIIDPYLEPNRDAWTLSSVHKVAEIAFRCLAFHRDMRPSMMEVADELEQIKISSWEPLEENINMGSSEASSCSSTYHGSERSFKASTTIKKTLVASRRLIVPQREAEDVDCSPVSVQDCWLSSPSSPSTNTLLANVVQ comes from the exons ATGATTTTTCGGTTCTTTTCAATAGTTGTTATCTGTTTCAATCTCTCAGTTTTAGCTCAGTTATCTTCTGCTCTGAGGATAAACTCAACCGGGTGCGATCAGTTTTGCGGTAAAACCCGCGTGCCGTATCCGTTTGGGTTCTCCGATGGATGTGAAATACGGTTGAATTGTAGTAGATCGGGAGATATTATGGTAGGCGATTTTCTGGTTCAGAATTTGACTTCCGAACAAATTTTGGTTAGTGTTCCGGTGACGTGTAACCGTCCGATTGAAAAGTTGTCTCAGCTTTTCGGCGAGAACTTCGCGCCCACTTGGCATAACGGTCTTCTGGTGGAGAACTGCAGCTCCAGCCTCAACGATTGTGTGATCCCGGGTAGATTGATTCGGTCCGGGGTCAGTTTTGGGGGCTGCAGTTCAGGGAACGATCTTCACAATATAAGCTGTTATTCCGAGGGGATTCAAGATAAGTCTCAGTTCTTGGATTATGAAAAGGTTTTGAAAACGGGGAACTGCACCATGTTGCTTTCGTCGGTCACGGTGAATATGATCGGAAGCTTTGTTCCAAGGAGTGGGATCTCCGCCGTTTCTCTGGAGTTTCAGACAGCGGAGCTAGGGTGGTGGGTTGTGGGGAACTGTAGTTGCCATCCAAACGCGACGTGTTTGGCGGTGGACGAGCAGAAGGGGTTCCGCTGCCAATGTGCCGAAGGATATACCGGAGATGGTTTCGCCGGTGGCGTAGGTTGTCGGAAAG TTTCTCACTGCAGTGCTTCAAGTCGCGTGTTGGGTCGATGTGGCGGAACCAAAGTGCGCATTCTCATTGGAG GGATCATTGCCGGAGCCTCTTCAGTGGCTGGCCTGGCTTTCATCTGCTACTGCATAAAGAAACGCTCCAGATCTTTGAAAAGCCGGTTAACCATAAAGCGTCTGATCTCTGAAGTAGCCGGCAACTCTAGTGTCCCATTCTATTCATACAAAGAAATCGAGAGAGCGACAAATGGCTTCTGCGAAAAACAACGGCTGGGAACTGGAGCATATGGCACGGTTTATGCAGGAAAACTCCACAACCAAGAGTCTGTGGCGATTAAAAAGATCAGATATCGTGATCATGACAGTGTCGAACAAGTAATGAATGAGATTAAGCTTCTGTCCTCTGTGAGCCATCCGAGTTTACTCCGTCTTTTAGGATTCTGCATTGAAAATGGCGTGCAGATTCTCGTTTACGAGTACATGGCGAATGGGACTTTATCTCAGCATCTACAGAGAGAAAGGGGCACTGTACTTCCATGGACTGTTCGTCTCACCATTGCTGCTGAAACAGCTCGTGCTATTGCCTATCTTCACTCGGCCATGAATCCTCCGATATACCACAGAGACATAAAATCAAGTAACATACTCTTAGACTACAATTTCAAGTCGAAAGTAGCAGACTTCGGGCTATCAAGATTCGGCATGTTGGATGATTCCCACATTTCCACGGCCCCTCAAGGAACTCCTGGCTACTTAGATCCTCAGTATCATCAGAACTTCCATTTATCAGATAAAAGTGACGTCTATAGTTTTGGTGTTGTCCTTGTTGAGATAATATCGGCAATGAAGGTAGTTGATTTTACCCGGCCTCACAGTGAGATTAACTTGGCTGCACTAGCAGTAGATAAGATTGGAAAAGGTCGTGTTGATGAGATAATAGATCCATATCTCGAGCCAAATAGAGACGCTTGGACCCTTTCATCTGTGCATAAAGTGGCTGAAATAGCATTTAGATGTCTTGCTTTTCACCGGGACATGAGGCCTTCCATGATGGAGGTGGCGGACGAGCTAGAGCAGATTAAAATAAGTAGTTGGGAACCTTTGGAAGAGAATATAAACATGGGATCATCAGAGGCCTCGTCTTGTTCATCAACCTACCATGGAAGTGAGAGATCTTTTAAAGCTTCCACAACAATCAAGAAAACCTTGGTGGCGAGTAGGAGGCTGATTGTTCCGCAGAGGGAAGCAGAAGATGTGGACTGTTCCCCAGTTTCTGTGCAAGATTGTTGGTTGAGTAGCCCGAGCTCCCCCTCAACCAACACCTTATTGGCCAATGTCGTCCAGTAA